A genomic segment from Helicobacter sp. NHP19-012 encodes:
- the rsmG gene encoding 16S rRNA (guanine(527)-N(7))-methyltransferase RsmG produces the protein MSPKLDLFANLLLDWGGVHNLSGAKSRQDIERNIQDSLQVLDFIAPFQSCLDIGSGAGFPAIPLSLECPNARFILVEPNAKKMAFLHHLKASLSLDNVLLKRLRLQELPPLKVDLITSRALMNAQDLLNLSAHFLEKGGHFLFYKGSNLNQEIACLPGECFTYGKRVYFYRKGAN, from the coding sequence AATTTGCTTTTGGATTGGGGCGGGGTGCATAATTTGAGCGGAGCTAAGAGCCGCCAAGACATTGAGCGCAACATACAAGATAGCTTGCAGGTTTTGGATTTTATCGCCCCCTTCCAAAGCTGTTTAGACATCGGCAGTGGGGCAGGCTTTCCTGCTATCCCCTTAAGCCTAGAATGCCCCAATGCTCGCTTTATCCTTGTAGAGCCCAATGCTAAAAAAATGGCGTTTTTGCACCATTTAAAGGCGAGCCTAAGCTTAGACAATGTGCTTTTAAAACGCTTGCGCTTGCAAGAGCTGCCCCCCTTAAAGGTGGATTTAATCACCTCTAGGGCACTGATGAACGCACAAGACTTATTGAATTTAAGTGCCCACTTCTTGGAAAAAGGCGGGCATTTTCTCTTTTACAAGGGGAGCAATTTAAACCAAGAGATCGCCTGTTTGCCCGGGGAGTGCTTCACCTATGGCAAACGGGTGTATTTTTACCGCAAGGGGGCAAATTGA